A single region of the Arthrobacter sp. zg-Y820 genome encodes:
- a CDS encoding chorismate mutase, protein MTDTPADEFDPTASSLSGKVSDDVMQELLAVRSSIDNIDATLVYLLAERFKATQRVGFLKAEHRLPAGDPGREAAQITRLRRLAEDAHLDPAFAEKFLNFIISEVIRHHQAISDNHNGGNSNAAGL, encoded by the coding sequence ATGACTGATACTCCCGCAGACGAGTTTGATCCCACGGCCAGTTCCCTCTCCGGGAAAGTCTCCGATGACGTCATGCAGGAACTGCTGGCGGTGCGCAGCAGCATTGACAACATCGACGCCACGCTGGTCTACCTGCTGGCCGAACGGTTCAAGGCCACGCAGCGGGTGGGCTTCCTCAAGGCCGAACACCGCCTGCCGGCAGGGGACCCCGGCCGTGAAGCCGCGCAGATCACCCGGCTGCGCCGCCTCGCCGAGGACGCGCACCTGGACCCGGCGTTTGCCGAAAAGTTCCTGAATTTCATCATCAGCGAGGTCATCCGGCATCATCAGGCGATCTCCGACAACCACAACGGCGGCAACAGCAATGCAGCAGGACTCTAG
- the mnmA gene encoding tRNA 2-thiouridine(34) synthase MnmA — MKVLAAMSGGVDSAVAAARAVEAGHDVVGVHLALSRMPGTLRTGSRGCCTIEDSRDAWRACDILGIPYYVWDFSERFKEDVVDDFIAEYAAGRTPNPCMRCNERIKFAALLEKALALGFDAVCTGHYAKVLTDADGNPELHRAADWAKDQSYVLGVLTHEQLKHSMFPLADTPSKAEVRAEAERRGLSVANKPDSHDICFIPDGDTRGWLEERIDLSEGDIVDASGEKIGTHPGANAFTVGQRKGLKLGRPADDGKPRFVLEIRPKENKVIVGPEKLLNIDQMRGIKISWAGLPIPEIAARTEFDCMVQVRAHGDPVAARGWMEDVVSEEADGGIREELVVRLNEPMRGVAPGQSMVVYQGTRVLGQATIDKARSLEWDPAAVS, encoded by the coding sequence ATGAAGGTTTTGGCAGCAATGAGCGGCGGAGTCGACTCCGCGGTAGCCGCAGCACGGGCAGTGGAAGCCGGGCACGACGTCGTCGGCGTCCACCTGGCGCTTTCACGCATGCCCGGAACGCTGCGCACCGGCAGCCGGGGCTGCTGCACCATTGAAGATTCCCGCGATGCCTGGCGGGCATGCGACATTCTGGGCATCCCGTACTACGTCTGGGACTTCTCGGAGCGGTTCAAGGAGGACGTGGTTGATGATTTCATCGCCGAATACGCCGCCGGCCGCACCCCGAACCCCTGCATGCGCTGCAACGAGCGGATCAAGTTCGCCGCGCTGCTGGAAAAGGCGCTCGCCCTCGGGTTCGACGCCGTCTGCACCGGCCACTACGCGAAGGTGCTCACCGACGCCGACGGAAACCCGGAGCTGCACCGCGCCGCGGATTGGGCCAAGGACCAGTCCTACGTCCTCGGCGTGCTGACCCATGAACAGCTCAAGCACTCCATGTTCCCGCTCGCGGACACCCCGTCCAAGGCCGAGGTGCGGGCCGAAGCCGAGCGGCGCGGCCTGTCCGTGGCGAACAAGCCCGACAGCCACGACATTTGCTTCATCCCCGACGGCGACACCCGCGGCTGGCTCGAAGAGCGCATCGACTTGTCCGAGGGCGACATCGTCGATGCTTCCGGCGAGAAGATCGGCACCCATCCCGGAGCCAACGCCTTCACCGTCGGCCAGCGCAAGGGCCTGAAGCTGGGCCGCCCGGCCGACGACGGCAAGCCCCGCTTCGTGCTCGAGATCCGGCCCAAGGAAAACAAGGTCATTGTCGGACCGGAGAAGCTGCTGAACATCGACCAGATGCGCGGCATCAAGATTTCCTGGGCCGGCCTGCCGATCCCCGAGATCGCTGCCCGCACCGAATTCGACTGCATGGTCCAGGTCCGGGCGCACGGCGACCCCGTGGCGGCCCGCGGCTGGATGGAGGACGTGGTTTCCGAAGAGGCGGACGGCGGCATCCGCGAAGAGCTGGTGGTCCGGCTGAACGAGCCGATGCGCGGCGTCGCCCCCGGCCAGTCCATGGTCGTTTACCAGGGGACGCGGGTGCTGGGGCAGGCCACGATCGACAAGGCCCGTTCGCTGGAATGGGATCCGGCGGCGGTCTCCTGA
- a CDS encoding cysteine desulfurase family protein — protein MPVYLDHAATTPISASALAALTSELSRSGNPSSLHGSGRRARMVVEESREALAAAAGCHPSEIIFTSGGTEADNLAVKGLYWSRRDADPARTRILCSPIEHHAVQDTVQWLEKHEGATVVWLPVDGDGVVPLDAIRAELEAHADTTALLTIMWANNEVGTVQDIPAITALAHSYGVPVHTDAVQAFGALPVNFRTSGVDTMAISGHKIGGPVGIGALVVGRAVKLTPVMHGGGQERDIRSGTLDAPGIAAFAAAAREVTENLPAESARLRSLREKLITGVERAIPDAVLRGARDADGEAGSAGGSYSNGMPRRLPGNAHFTFPGCEGDSLLFLLDLAGVESSTGSACTAGVPRPSHVLLAMGLTETQARGAQRFSLGHTTTAADVDTLLAALPEAYERAKKAGMASHVSSIQTAGTGFTS, from the coding sequence GTGCCCGTGTACCTAGATCACGCGGCGACCACGCCTATCTCGGCATCGGCCCTCGCCGCACTCACCTCAGAACTCAGCCGCAGCGGCAATCCGTCCTCGCTGCACGGCTCCGGCCGCCGCGCCCGGATGGTGGTGGAAGAGTCCCGCGAGGCGCTGGCTGCGGCCGCGGGCTGCCACCCCTCGGAGATCATCTTCACCTCCGGCGGCACCGAAGCCGACAACCTGGCCGTGAAGGGCCTGTACTGGTCACGCCGGGATGCCGATCCGGCCCGCACCCGCATCCTCTGTTCGCCGATTGAGCACCATGCAGTCCAGGACACGGTCCAGTGGCTGGAAAAGCATGAGGGCGCCACGGTTGTTTGGCTGCCGGTGGACGGCGACGGCGTCGTGCCCCTTGACGCCATCCGCGCGGAACTGGAAGCGCATGCGGACACCACCGCGCTGCTGACCATCATGTGGGCCAACAACGAAGTGGGCACCGTCCAGGACATCCCTGCCATCACGGCGCTCGCCCATTCCTACGGCGTGCCCGTGCACACCGACGCGGTGCAGGCCTTCGGCGCACTGCCGGTGAATTTTCGCACTTCCGGCGTGGACACGATGGCGATCAGCGGCCACAAGATTGGCGGGCCGGTGGGCATCGGCGCGCTTGTCGTCGGCCGGGCGGTCAAACTCACTCCGGTGATGCACGGCGGCGGCCAGGAACGGGACATCCGCTCGGGCACCCTCGATGCCCCCGGCATCGCGGCCTTCGCCGCCGCAGCCCGCGAGGTCACCGAGAACCTGCCGGCCGAATCGGCCCGGCTGCGGAGCCTGCGCGAGAAACTGATCACCGGCGTCGAGCGCGCCATCCCCGACGCGGTGCTCCGCGGCGCCCGCGACGCCGACGGCGAAGCGGGCTCGGCCGGCGGCAGCTACAGCAACGGCATGCCCCGCCGGCTGCCGGGCAACGCGCACTTCACCTTCCCCGGCTGCGAAGGAGATTCGCTGCTGTTCCTGCTGGACCTGGCCGGAGTGGAATCCTCCACCGGCTCGGCCTGCACGGCAGGAGTGCCGCGGCCCTCCCACGTTTTGCTGGCCATGGGCCTGACCGAAACGCAGGCCCGCGGGGCGCAGCGTTTCAGCCTCGGGCATACAACCACCGCTGCAGACGTTGACACATTATTGGCAGCCCTGCCCGAAGCCTACGAACGGGCGAAAAAGGCCGGCATGGCTTCCCACGTCAGCAGCATCCAAACAGCAGGAACAGGTTTTACTTCATGA
- a CDS encoding uridine kinase, whose product MPPPEPAAVRQPVPAAEPDAVRDSVPDAEPDGRSSLLRALAARLAGMHPERRIFAAVDGVDGSGKTTFADALAAVLTAAPHHRPVLRVSLDDFHFPSAVRYRQGRGSAEGFRFDSYDLEQFRAYVLDPLRPGGSGSYRPAGHDLATDAVLSPPPVPAAAAAVVLVDGLFLHGDELAAEWDFSVFLDVPFAVSAARMAVRDGSPTDPGHPAMRRYVGGQRRYFADSMPALRASMVVENSDPARPRIAAGSEASCSRDSSGSG is encoded by the coding sequence ATGCCGCCGCCGGAACCCGCCGCTGTCCGCCAACCCGTGCCGGCCGCCGAACCGGATGCCGTGCGGGACTCCGTGCCGGACGCCGAACCTGACGGGCGGTCGAGCCTCCTGCGTGCCCTCGCCGCACGGTTGGCCGGCATGCACCCCGAGCGGCGTATTTTCGCGGCGGTCGACGGCGTGGACGGCTCCGGCAAGACGACCTTCGCCGATGCCCTGGCCGCAGTGCTGACGGCCGCCCCGCACCACCGCCCGGTGCTGCGGGTGTCCCTGGATGACTTCCATTTCCCCAGCGCTGTGCGCTACCGGCAGGGGCGCGGGTCAGCGGAAGGATTCCGGTTTGATTCCTACGATCTGGAGCAGTTCCGCGCCTACGTGCTCGATCCGCTGAGACCCGGGGGCAGCGGCTCCTACCGGCCGGCCGGGCACGACCTCGCGACCGACGCGGTGCTGTCTCCGCCGCCGGTGCCTGCCGCAGCCGCCGCCGTCGTCCTGGTGGACGGGTTGTTCCTGCATGGGGACGAGCTGGCAGCGGAGTGGGACTTTTCGGTGTTCCTGGACGTGCCGTTTGCGGTTAGCGCGGCCCGGATGGCGGTGCGCGACGGCTCGCCGACGGACCCCGGCCACCCGGCGATGCGCCGGTACGTGGGCGGACAGCGGCGCTACTTCGCGGATTCGATGCCCGCGCTGCGGGCCTCCATGGTGGTCGAGAACAGCGACCCGGCGCGCCCACGCATCGCTGCCGGCTCCGAAGCCAGCTGCAGCAGGGACTCCAGCGGATCCGGCTAG
- a CDS encoding J domain-containing protein, translated as MSPSPRTLYEVLGITPSATTEQIKTAYRKAARATHPDSGGSSETFHIVAQAYEVLSDPRQKAAYDLSLGRGPAAGSAAPAPRGAGTRTAGPRGGAVPAEDALDTPPRFVPDFSPGSPPVLPLALAGQQIHGSPRRPGFFARLGSGAAARYDGENLTIGLLERSLLEDYPAGRLVNGLHLPDRSPRGGNLDVGHVLLGGYRMAVLESQMASAGNYNWDGRHLRNGGREVNIGRLPDAVRTLQDRFPECNVSGWVVLHSFNGNPFEPVIDYPPSLSRSSPATVHVANAGTLQRELRRFFNDGPQPNVVQLPVLGGLIDASVR; from the coding sequence GTGAGTCCGTCACCCAGGACGCTGTATGAGGTTTTGGGTATTACTCCCTCGGCCACAACAGAGCAGATCAAAACGGCATACCGGAAGGCGGCCCGTGCCACGCATCCGGACTCGGGCGGCAGCAGCGAGACTTTCCACATCGTTGCCCAGGCCTACGAGGTCCTGTCCGATCCGCGGCAGAAGGCCGCATACGACCTGAGTCTCGGCCGAGGCCCGGCAGCGGGGTCCGCAGCTCCGGCTCCGCGCGGCGCCGGCACGCGCACCGCCGGTCCGCGCGGCGGAGCCGTCCCGGCCGAAGATGCCCTGGACACTCCCCCGCGCTTTGTTCCCGATTTCTCCCCGGGTTCTCCGCCCGTGCTGCCGCTGGCCCTGGCGGGCCAGCAGATCCACGGTTCGCCGCGGCGTCCCGGCTTTTTCGCCCGGCTCGGGTCCGGCGCGGCCGCCCGGTACGACGGCGAGAACCTCACCATCGGGCTCCTGGAACGCAGCCTGCTCGAGGACTATCCGGCCGGGCGGCTCGTCAACGGACTGCATCTGCCGGACCGCTCGCCGCGCGGCGGGAACCTCGACGTCGGGCATGTCCTGCTGGGCGGCTACCGGATGGCAGTGCTGGAATCCCAGATGGCCTCGGCGGGCAACTACAACTGGGACGGCAGGCACCTGCGCAACGGCGGCCGCGAGGTCAACATCGGCCGGCTGCCTGACGCCGTGCGCACCCTTCAGGACCGTTTCCCGGAGTGCAACGTCAGCGGCTGGGTGGTGCTGCACAGCTTCAACGGCAATCCGTTTGAACCCGTGATCGACTATCCGCCCTCGCTCAGCCGCAGTTCACCGGCCACGGTTCATGTGGCGAACGCCGGAACGCTGCAGCGGGAGCTCCGGCGGTTCTTCAACGACGGGCCGCAGCCCAATGTGGTGCAGCTTCCAGTGCTCGGCGGCCTAATCGATGCATCGGTGCGGTAG
- a CDS encoding tRNA (cytidine(34)-2'-O)-methyltransferase → MFRILFHTPEIPGNTGNAIRLAAITGAELHLVEPLGFELEDSKLRRAGLDYHDLAVLHVHPTLEAAWKALAPERVYAFTSDGDTSYTDIAYQPGDVLLFGRESVGLPDDVKADPHVTARVRLPMLPTLRSLNLANSASIAVYEAWRQHGFAGAQI, encoded by the coding sequence GTGTTCCGCATCCTCTTCCACACCCCCGAAATTCCCGGCAATACCGGAAACGCAATCCGCCTCGCGGCGATCACCGGCGCCGAACTCCACCTCGTTGAGCCCCTGGGCTTCGAGCTGGAGGATTCCAAGCTGCGCCGCGCCGGCCTTGATTACCACGACCTCGCCGTCCTGCACGTGCACCCCACGCTTGAGGCCGCTTGGAAGGCGCTGGCTCCGGAACGCGTCTACGCGTTCACTTCCGACGGCGATACGTCCTACACTGACATCGCCTATCAGCCCGGTGACGTATTGCTTTTCGGCCGCGAATCCGTGGGGCTGCCCGACGACGTCAAGGCGGACCCGCACGTCACCGCCCGGGTCCGCCTGCCCATGCTGCCGACCCTGCGCTCCCTGAACCTGGCCAACTCCGCCTCCATTGCCGTCTACGAAGCCTGGCGTCAGCACGGCTTCGCAGGTGCACAAATCTAA
- a CDS encoding class I SAM-dependent methyltransferase yields the protein MPETSIGTTFDEGAADFERLAPSLWNPMGNALVAAASVGMGDSILDAGCGTGATTIPAAQYAGPGARVDGVDLSAEMLALAQAKATTLSLDNVALHIGDVSEWTADEAYDVVLSAYSVFFLPDMDAGAANLVANLRHGGRLALSTWAEGSLTSFTELLLQACRKETSDPAEGISRTRKNSERLNTPEKLTAWLESLGLQDIKVLATPAQVQLSPSLAWSLVLGSGLRYLLPADPEAADRVKNSFLDLLGEEYNLNADTLIASATRP from the coding sequence ATGCCCGAGACCTCCATTGGAACAACGTTCGACGAGGGCGCCGCCGACTTTGAACGCTTGGCCCCCTCGCTGTGGAACCCGATGGGCAACGCCTTGGTAGCTGCCGCCTCAGTTGGCATGGGCGACAGCATCCTGGATGCAGGCTGCGGAACCGGTGCCACCACCATCCCCGCAGCACAGTATGCGGGACCCGGCGCCCGCGTGGACGGCGTCGACCTCTCGGCCGAGATGCTGGCCCTGGCCCAGGCGAAGGCCACCACCCTGTCCCTGGACAACGTCGCCCTGCACATCGGCGACGTCTCTGAGTGGACCGCTGACGAAGCGTACGACGTCGTGCTGTCCGCCTACTCCGTTTTCTTCCTGCCGGACATGGATGCCGGGGCCGCGAACCTGGTTGCCAATCTGCGGCACGGCGGACGCCTCGCGCTCAGCACCTGGGCTGAAGGTTCGCTGACGTCGTTCACCGAGCTGCTGTTGCAGGCGTGCCGCAAGGAGACGTCCGACCCGGCCGAGGGCATCTCCAGGACGCGGAAGAACTCCGAGCGCCTGAATACCCCGGAGAAACTGACCGCCTGGCTGGAAAGCCTCGGACTGCAGGACATTAAGGTCCTCGCCACCCCGGCGCAGGTCCAGCTCAGCCCGTCGCTGGCCTGGTCACTGGTGTTGGGCAGCGGACTGCGGTATCTCCTTCCCGCCGATCCCGAGGCCGCCGACCGGGTCAAGAACAGCTTCCTGGACCTGCTGGGCGAGGAATACAACCTGAACGCCGACACGCTGATCGCGTCCGCGACCCGTCCCTAA
- the sigK gene encoding ECF RNA polymerase sigma factor SigK — MDTSNTGRPSAAQASTPEGAADAAEKSGSHAGSQAPLAALLAGIAGGSQDDFAAFYALTSRRVYGLARRVLIDAELSEDTTQEVYLQVWTSAARFDPAVGSPLAWLLTLAHRRAVDRVRSEQSSANREARFGAAMQEPDHDNVVDTVTQQLEADAVVRCLDSLTDTQRESVRLAYYGGLTYREVAEKLSAAVPTIKSRIRDGLIRLKKCLGVNSDAGQQL; from the coding sequence ATGGACACGTCCAACACGGGACGGCCCTCCGCCGCGCAGGCCTCCACACCGGAGGGCGCCGCCGATGCCGCAGAGAAATCCGGATCCCACGCCGGCTCGCAAGCCCCGCTGGCAGCACTCTTGGCGGGTATTGCCGGCGGCAGCCAAGATGACTTTGCTGCCTTCTACGCGCTGACATCACGCCGGGTTTACGGCCTGGCCCGACGGGTGCTGATCGACGCGGAACTCAGCGAGGACACCACGCAGGAGGTCTACCTGCAGGTTTGGACCAGCGCCGCCCGCTTCGACCCGGCCGTCGGCTCCCCGCTGGCGTGGCTGCTGACCCTCGCCCACCGCCGGGCTGTGGACCGGGTCCGCTCCGAACAAAGCTCCGCCAACCGCGAGGCCCGCTTCGGCGCCGCCATGCAGGAACCGGACCATGACAACGTGGTTGACACCGTCACGCAGCAGCTCGAAGCCGACGCCGTGGTCCGGTGCCTGGACTCGCTGACGGACACCCAGCGGGAATCGGTCCGGCTCGCCTACTACGGCGGGCTGACCTACCGCGAGGTCGCCGAAAAGCTGTCGGCCGCCGTGCCCACGATCAAGTCGCGGATCCGCGACGGACTGATCCGACTCAAGAAATGCCTGGGGGTGAATTCAGATGCCGGACAACAGCTTTGA
- a CDS encoding anti-sigma factor, which produces MPDNSFDAASDALNRDLSEGRLLEWAEVYALNALPREEQQAVDDALEQADSAVRQAFLTRVWSTREALAGGYRAEAQPPADLFAKIASRLPQQDAPPNRDAPDASADPPRPEDELAARRSRRSPLKSAAGRWILAGAAAAAIVVGGVAIGSNLGPDTVREEVLQASDVQQRTIDLPTGGTAEVATSAGENAAVVTLSGVPAPPEGSVYQMWRVPADGSEPVSVGTMTGEEVAGTKATELTDIDPYSAVAVTVEPDGGSATPTLPVVLVIPFSA; this is translated from the coding sequence ATGCCGGACAACAGCTTTGATGCCGCGTCGGACGCCCTGAACCGGGACCTGTCCGAGGGACGGCTGCTGGAGTGGGCAGAAGTTTATGCCCTGAATGCCCTCCCCCGGGAGGAGCAGCAGGCAGTCGACGATGCCCTCGAGCAGGCTGATTCCGCTGTCCGCCAGGCGTTCCTCACACGCGTCTGGAGCACGCGGGAAGCACTCGCCGGAGGTTACCGGGCAGAGGCTCAGCCGCCGGCCGACCTCTTTGCCAAGATTGCGTCCCGGCTGCCGCAGCAGGACGCACCGCCGAACCGGGACGCCCCGGACGCTTCCGCCGATCCGCCGCGGCCGGAGGACGAGCTTGCGGCCCGCCGCAGCCGCCGGTCTCCGCTGAAGTCCGCCGCCGGCCGCTGGATCCTCGCCGGCGCCGCGGCCGCGGCCATCGTGGTGGGCGGTGTGGCCATCGGCAGCAATCTCGGACCGGATACGGTCCGGGAGGAAGTCCTTCAGGCCTCGGACGTGCAGCAGCGCACCATCGACCTGCCCACGGGCGGCACGGCAGAGGTGGCCACCTCTGCGGGCGAGAATGCCGCCGTTGTGACGCTGAGCGGGGTTCCCGCACCGCCTGAGGGATCGGTCTACCAGATGTGGCGTGTTCCGGCGGACGGCTCCGAGCCGGTGTCGGTGGGTACGATGACCGGCGAGGAAGTCGCCGGCACCAAGGCCACTGAGCTCACCGACATCGACCCGTACAGTGCAGTCGCCGTCACCGTGGAGCCCGACGGCGGATCGGCGACTCCCACCCTGCCCGTCGTCCTGGTGATTCCCTTCAGCGCCTGA
- a CDS encoding PIG-L deacetylase family protein, whose product MDSSLNPSPQPVSPFPAGATVRRVLAFAAHPDDIDFGAAGTVAAWTAAGAEVSYCVMTSGDAGGFEAGDRDAVSELRRREQRAAAELVGVRDLHFLGEKDGFLAVTPEVVEKTVALIRSIRPDVVLSMHPERNWDRIQASHPDHLACGEIVTRAVYPAAENPFAFPHLAAQGLDAYKVPWLWFYGAPRERENHAVDVSATVEEKLAAIRIHASQHPDIAGMETAVRGMLQENARRFGLADGASAETFHAVGVNTDRTIAGF is encoded by the coding sequence GTGGATTCTTCGTTGAACCCGTCACCGCAGCCGGTGTCCCCGTTCCCGGCCGGAGCGACCGTTCGGCGGGTGCTCGCTTTCGCCGCCCATCCTGACGACATTGACTTTGGTGCCGCCGGAACCGTGGCCGCCTGGACTGCGGCCGGCGCCGAAGTATCCTACTGCGTGATGACCTCCGGCGACGCCGGCGGGTTCGAGGCCGGCGACCGGGACGCCGTCTCCGAGCTGCGCCGACGCGAGCAGCGGGCAGCCGCCGAACTGGTGGGGGTCCGGGACCTCCACTTCCTGGGCGAGAAGGACGGCTTCCTAGCGGTCACGCCGGAAGTGGTGGAAAAAACCGTGGCCCTGATCCGGAGCATCCGCCCCGACGTCGTGCTTTCGATGCACCCGGAGAGGAACTGGGACCGGATCCAGGCCAGCCACCCGGACCACCTGGCGTGCGGGGAAATCGTGACCCGGGCGGTCTATCCCGCCGCGGAGAATCCGTTTGCCTTTCCGCACCTGGCCGCACAGGGCCTGGATGCCTACAAAGTGCCGTGGCTCTGGTTTTACGGAGCCCCGCGCGAGCGGGAAAACCACGCGGTGGACGTCAGCGCCACTGTGGAGGAAAAGCTCGCGGCCATCCGGATCCACGCCAGCCAGCACCCGGACATTGCCGGGATGGAGACTGCGGTGCGCGGAATGCTGCAGGAAAATGCCCGCCGCTTCGGACTAGCCGACGGGGCAAGCGCTGAAACATTCCACGCAGTGGGCGTCAACACGGACCGGACCATCGCCGGATTCTGA
- a CDS encoding electron transfer flavoprotein subunit alpha/FixB family protein gives MASVLVFIDVPGLPLPRASRELLTIARGLGEPAVASPRALDDDVLQALGAYGVGAVYEPEGVLPDVLVAAKAAFLADAVRAAEPAAVLLGNSFEDREVAARVGVKLNSGVITDAVAVAPDLSVTKSVLAGSYTSTCRVQSGVPVITVKANSVEPAPADAPAAPERRRLAVSHAGPAARVTGRTEKRVSGRPELSEARVIVAGGRGMDGNFGPVEELADVLGGAVGASRAATDAGWIEHSAQVGQTGKTVSPQLYISAGISGAIQQKAGMQTAKVIVAINKDPDAPVFEIADFGIVGDVFSVLPQATEEIQKRRS, from the coding sequence ATGGCCTCTGTCCTGGTCTTTATCGACGTCCCGGGCCTGCCGCTGCCGCGGGCAAGCCGAGAGCTGCTGACGATCGCCCGCGGCCTGGGGGAACCCGCAGTGGCGAGCCCGCGCGCCCTGGATGACGACGTGCTGCAGGCGCTGGGCGCTTACGGCGTCGGCGCCGTGTACGAGCCCGAGGGCGTGCTGCCCGATGTCCTGGTCGCCGCCAAGGCCGCTTTTCTGGCCGACGCCGTGCGCGCCGCCGAGCCGGCCGCAGTGCTGCTCGGCAACTCCTTCGAGGACCGGGAGGTGGCGGCCCGCGTTGGCGTGAAGCTGAATTCCGGCGTGATTACCGACGCGGTTGCCGTGGCACCGGACCTGTCGGTCACCAAATCGGTCCTGGCCGGTTCCTACACCTCCACGTGCCGCGTGCAGTCCGGCGTCCCGGTGATCACCGTCAAGGCCAACAGCGTGGAGCCGGCTCCCGCGGATGCGCCCGCCGCTCCGGAACGCCGCCGGCTGGCCGTGTCCCATGCCGGACCCGCTGCCCGGGTCACCGGACGCACCGAAAAGCGGGTCAGCGGACGCCCCGAGCTGTCCGAGGCCCGGGTCATTGTGGCCGGCGGCCGCGGGATGGACGGGAACTTCGGTCCGGTGGAGGAGCTCGCCGACGTGCTCGGCGGTGCCGTGGGTGCATCGCGCGCCGCCACCGACGCCGGCTGGATCGAGCACTCGGCGCAGGTCGGCCAGACCGGCAAGACGGTCTCGCCGCAGCTGTACATCTCCGCCGGGATTTCGGGGGCGATCCAGCAGAAGGCCGGCATGCAGACCGCAAAGGTGATCGTGGCGATTAACAAGGACCCGGATGCTCCGGTGTTCGAGATCGCGGACTTCGGCATTGTGGGAGATGTGTTCTCCGTGCTGCCGCAGGCCACCGAGGAAATTCAGAAGCGCAGGTCCTAG
- a CDS encoding electron transfer flavoprotein subunit beta/FixA family protein has translation MQESKRPLNIVVLVKHVPDAQFDRHLSGPGHTLDRSDSILSELDEYALEAALQLAEARGGQAAGNMVTALTMGPEAAVNAVKKALQMGAYQGVHINDAALPGSDAAATSLVLAAAVRHAVGGGSGLPDLVVAGMSSTDGETSLVPAQLAERLQLAQITFASELEVHDDDDDGAVVVRARRDGDSYSETLEAPLPALVSVTDQANDPRYPNFKGIMAAKKKTVTVLSLQDLGIDPAQVGQDGSWTTVAASAPRPPRSAGTIITDDGTAGVALVDYLAAQKLI, from the coding sequence ATGCAGGAATCCAAGAGGCCGCTGAACATCGTCGTTTTGGTGAAGCACGTGCCCGATGCCCAGTTCGACAGGCATCTTTCCGGACCCGGCCACACCCTGGACCGATCCGACTCCATCCTTTCCGAACTCGATGAGTACGCCCTCGAGGCTGCCCTTCAGCTGGCCGAGGCCCGCGGGGGACAGGCTGCCGGGAACATGGTCACCGCCCTCACGATGGGCCCGGAGGCGGCGGTCAACGCCGTGAAAAAGGCCCTGCAGATGGGCGCCTACCAGGGGGTGCACATTAACGACGCCGCCCTGCCCGGTTCCGATGCGGCAGCGACTTCCCTGGTGCTGGCCGCCGCGGTCCGGCATGCGGTCGGCGGCGGCTCCGGACTGCCCGACCTGGTGGTGGCCGGCATGTCCTCCACCGACGGTGAGACATCGCTGGTACCGGCGCAGCTGGCCGAACGCCTGCAGCTGGCCCAGATCACTTTCGCCTCCGAGCTGGAGGTGCACGACGACGACGACGACGGCGCCGTCGTCGTCCGCGCCCGGCGGGACGGTGACTCCTACTCCGAAACGCTGGAGGCGCCGCTGCCGGCCCTGGTCTCCGTTACCGACCAGGCCAATGACCCGCGCTACCCCAATTTCAAGGGCATCATGGCGGCCAAGAAGAAAACCGTCACGGTGCTGTCGCTCCAGGACCTGGGAATCGATCCCGCGCAGGTGGGACAGGACGGTTCGTGGACCACGGTTGCCGCTTCCGCTCCCCGTCCGCCGCGCTCGGCCGGCACCATCATTACCGACGACGGCACCGCCGGCGTGGCGCTGGTGGACTACCTTGCCGCCCAGAAACTGATCTGA